The sequence CTCGACGGTGATCACGCCCTCCTTGCCCACCTTCTCCATCGCCTCGGCGATGATGTTGCCGATGGTCTCGTCGCCGTTGGCGCTGATGATGCCGACCTGGGCGATCTCCTTCTTGCCCTTGGTCTCCTTGGAGAGCTTCTTCAGCTCCTCCACCACGGCCGCCACGGCCGCGTCGATGCCGCGCTTGAGGTCCATGGGCGAGTGGCCGGCGGTGACGAGCTTGAGGCCCTCCTCGTAGATGGAGCGGGCGAGCACAGTGGCGGTGGTGGTGCCGTCGCCGGCCTTGTCGCTGGTCTTGCTGGCGACCTCGCGCACCATCTGGGCGCCCATGTTCTCGAACTTGTCGGCCAGGTCGATCTCCTTGGCGACGGTGACGCCGTCCTTGGTGATCGTGGGCGAGCCGAACGCCTTCTCGATGACCACGTTGCGGCCCTTGGGACCGAGCGTCACGGCCACCGCGTCAGCGAGCGTGCGCACGCCGCGCAGGATGGCCTCGCGCGCCGACTGGTGAAAGTAGATTTCCTTGGCCGCCATGGATGCAACCTCCGGTAATTTCGTTGAAAATTGGTGAATTGGGGCGTTGGCACTCGCCCCGAGCGAGCGCCAACATAAGGAAATTCTCGGAGCAGTCAAGCGAGCGGGCCGGATTCGGTGCAGATCAGGGCGTCAGAAGCACTGCCCGCCGTCGCACGTGCCCGCGCAGCAGTCCGCGTCGTGCTCGCAGATGGGCGCGCCGCTGGAGATGGACCGATCGCTGCACGCGCACGCGCCGCCATCGCCACAGATGCCGCTCAAGCACTCGGACGGGTTCTCGCAGGCGTGACCCGGGGTTCCGAAGCACGCGCCGCCATCGAACGCCGCCCCTTCGCTGCGCGCCGGAGCCAGGCCGGTGACGCACGCCGCACCCGCGCCGCACTGCGAGTCGTCGGTGCACGACTTGAACTTGCAGATCGTGTCCACGCAGGTGCCGAAGCAGCAGTCGCCGTCGGTGTTGCAGCTCTCGCCTTCGCTGCTGCACGCGCACGTCCCGTTCGCCTGGCACACGCCGCTGCAGCATGGGCTGGTGGGCGTGGTCTGGTCTTGCGGCGTGCTCTGCGAACAGCGTTGTCCGCCGAGCTGGCAGCAGAACCAGCAATCGACGTTGGAGCGCTGCACCTCGCCCGCCTCGCAATGATCGGGGCCGCCTCCACAGCGGCCGCCGAATGGACAAGCCGTGATCGTGAACGCCAGGCAAAGCGAGGCCAGTCCCAGCGCGAGCGGGATTCGCATGTTCTCTCCGGGTGAAGTGCTCGCGCGCTCCATCGCAGCCCGCGTGCCCACGCGAAGTGCGCGAGATTCCACCGCTCGCGCGCCATGCAAGTCATTGCCGACGCGACATCCGCGCCCTACCCGCACGCGAGCTCCGGAATTTCGTCACGCGCGGTTGCCGCTCTCGCCCGTCGCCAGCGCGCCGCCAATCAGGTGCGCGAGCCGCAGCGCCTCGGGCACGTGTCCGCGATCCGTGAGCCGCGGGAGCAACTTTGCAATCGCGTCCGGCTCGGCGCCTTGCACTTGAAAGTAGAACGGCGCCGACGCGTGGATCGGCCCCGCACGCACCAGCACCTCGAGCCGCCTCTTCGCATTCGGCAATCGTTGAATCGCGCGCGCCATCGCGTCCAGATCCGGCGGCCGGCGCATCAGCGCCACACACGGCCGCTTCAGCCGCTCCGACAACGAAACCAGATCGACGATGTTCAGCCCGCCGAACGCGATGCCGTCGAGCAGCACCAGGTGAATCTGCGGCAGGAACTTCCCGCCCTCGAGCGCGCGCGCCACGGCGTCGGTCGCGTCCCAGCCGTCGCGCCGAAGGTGACCCGTGACGAGCCCTTCGAACCGCGTGTCGTTGCAGACCGCGCCAATGAGCCGCACCACCGAGCCTCGCCGCCGCGCGAACGGCGCATCGTCGAAGCCCACCACGCGGAGCTGCTTGGTCGACGCGGGAAGACGCATGCGTCATCGATATCAAGCTCACCGTACAATGCGTGAATGCGCGCGCTCGTCATCTTGCTCGCCGTGAACGCGCTCGCCCTCGAGGCCCGCGGGCAAACCGACAGCAACCACCCGGGCGCGCGGCTCAACGTCTTCGCGGCCACGCCGTACAAGCTCGAGGGCGTGCACGTGGAGCTCCGCTGCGAGCGCTGGCTCGACGGCGCGCGCGAGCAAGGCCCCCTCGAGCGCCTCACCAACGATGAAGGCCG comes from Deltaproteobacteria bacterium and encodes:
- a CDS encoding DUF99 family protein is translated as MRLPASTKQLRVVGFDDAPFARRRGSVVRLIGAVCNDTRFEGLVTGHLRRDGWDATDAVARALEGGKFLPQIHLVLLDGIAFGGLNIVDLVSLSERLKRPCVALMRRPPDLDAMARAIQRLPNAKRRLEVLVRAGPIHASAPFYFQVQGAEPDAIAKLLPRLTDRGHVPEALRLAHLIGGALATGESGNRA
- the groEL gene encoding chaperonin GroEL (60 kDa chaperone family; promotes refolding of misfolded polypeptides especially under stressful conditions; forms two stacked rings of heptamers to form a barrel-shaped 14mer; ends can be capped by GroES; misfolded proteins enter the barrel where they are refolded when GroES binds; many bacteria have multiple copies of the groEL gene which are active under different environmental conditions; the B.japonicum protein in this cluster is expressed constitutively; in Rhodobacter, Corynebacterium and Rhizobium this protein is essential for growth) — its product is MAAKEIYFHQSAREAILRGVRTLADAVAVTLGPKGRNVVIEKAFGSPTITKDGVTVAKEIDLADKFENMGAQMVREVASKTSDKAGDGTTTATVLARSIYEEGLKLVTAGHSPMDLKRGIDAAVAAVVEELKKLSKETKGKKEIAQVGIISANGDETIGNIIAEAMEKVGKEGVITVE